GAAGCCCAAATTCGACGCACTTTTGGCATTAGTTTTGGGACTGGTAATGAGTTAGCTTTTCGATTAATTGATTGCTTTGGCATGATGGACCAGCTGTTAGAGAAAACAAATGAGGTTAAAGGTGACAATTAAGAAAAAACGGCGTAAGAGTTTGTCACTGCCTCGCTTTCAGCCGATGGAGAATACGCCTTTAGCTTTGGTTGCTGATTATTTGAATTCTTTGGAGGCAACTGAGGCTAAGAAATTGCTGTCAGAAATGTTGGTGATGTATTTTCTGCCTCGCGCTCAGTATAATTTGGGGGGCTGTTCACAACAAGAGATTACGAATTCTTATTTGATTGCCCGGCGTATGGCGGAAAGTCATTTTGGGATTATGGCTTTGGAGTTGGGTTTGGATGCTAGTGTTTATGGCTGTGTGTCAGTGCCGTTTTCTCCTGGGGCTACCCAAGGTTATGCTCCTCAAGGGGGTATGCAGAGGGCATCATCACCAGCACAATCTCCTGTTGAGCCTGAGGAAGAAGATCATCAGTCAAGTTTGATTGCTGGTGAAGCATCAGGTGATTTTATGGATCAGCTGTTTGGTTAATTTTTGATAGACTTTCACCCTGAAAGTAATTTCAATCCCCCTCTAGGCGAATTTAGAGGGGTTATTTTTTTTTGCTGGCGGCAGATCCCGTTTTGTCCTGGATCTGTCGCAGCTTTGCCCTACACCCAATCCCTAACAAAGGGAGATGTGGCTAGCCGACCCGGTACCCATTTATAGATGTGATGGAACTGAGGGGGATGGGTTTGCCAGAGTACTGAACATAAACCATGTCGCCTTTCACTTCACCCACAATTCCCCATCCTCCTAAGCCAATTGGGAGTTTACCGCTTTCTATTCGGTCGCCTACCTTCAGGCTCGATAGGGGGATGGTAGGCGGTTGAGGTTGGGGTTGTGCGATCGCGTTTTGGGATGGTTCCTGTGGCGATGTGACAAGATTGGATGCAGCTAAGTTCTCACCCTCTCCCCCCTCATTTTTTGAAACTTGCTGACTATCTACTGGAATGCTTACGTTGCTAGGGTTTTCATTAGTCAGCAGGTTAGTTTTTTCTGTTGGCTGCTGACTAATGCTGACTATCTGCTGACTATTTTGCTGACTATTATCAAAGCTATATGTAGTAAGGTTTTCAGGGTAATAGTCAGCAGATGGGACTATGGGTATAGGAGAGGGGGAGTCCCCCCCCTTAAATTCGGGTTGCTGACTATTTGGGAGCGAGTAAATATTGATACGCTTGTCGGTTGTAGATGGTTTACAGCTGATCAGCTTTTTGTTAACCATCCTATTCAGTTCTGAGTAGATTGATTTGTTTCCATCCTCTCTTAACAGTTCCATAATCTGACGACCTGACAAGCCGTCGCAGTGGGAGTTTTTGCCAAGGATAGATAATATTCGTTCGCGGTAGCTTAGTTCCGTTGCATCGTCCTCTACTCCCATCCGTTCCCATGAATTGTTCTCAGGGTTGAACTCGATTTTTAAAGTCTGGCCTTCAGTGTCTCTCGCAAAAATTGATAACACTCTCACAGGGTCTTTGGGGTCTATGATGAGTTTTTTCTTATTGTTGGGATCTGCTTTGGGGATATGATCTATCTGCCAAGTTCCCCAGACTGCACCAGCTATAGCGCTGCTACCGCGAAGTTTATGTACACCCATAGCTTCATTATTTTTGTTGCTATGGTGAATCAAAATTCCACTGCAATTATATTTTGCGAACAACTCTTTTAATGTGTAGATGTTATCAGCAAATTCGGCTGAATTTTCACTAATTTGCGAACCATGAGTAATCCTCTTTAAGCTGTCAACTATCACCACGTCGGGACGGTAATCTTCGATTTTTTTCTCTAATTCATGCAGCCGATCAATTGTCCACTGTGGCAAAACTTCTATGCTGTCACCACGTCTAAAACCGCGTTTTATTAGTTTAGATTTAGTTGAATTAATGCTTTCGTCGCAGCTTACTAAAAGCACTTTACCAGTGGCTACATTTTCGCCTAAAAAATGACTTTCGCCTGTAGCGATAGCAAAGGCTGAATCGATTGCCAGTAAAGACTTACCAGCCTTGGGGCTACCCGCTAAAATAACTGTTTCTCCCCGTGGCAACATCTCAGGAATTACCCAAGTTAGACCTTCACTTTCTAAATCAAATAAATCATCAATTGTGTAGGTTTTTAATTCTTCTTGGTTATTGCTACGGGTAATATGTTTTAACAAATCATCAACTTCAGATTTACTTAATCGGAAGTATGAGCAAATTTCAGCACGTCTTCTAATTTTTTTGATGGGGTCTGACTCTTGTGTTAGTGCCAATAAATCAAGTTTTAATTTTTGATCTAAATCTTGACCGACTGGATCAACTGCTATTCCCCTGCTTTCTAATTCCTGCCTAAACTCCCGCTCCAAGCTCTTCATTCTCTTACTCCAATCAAAGGATGATTGATTGCATCTTATCCTGAGAGTGTCAAGCTCAGTGTCGAGGGCAAGCCCCTTCAAATGCCTGCGGGCAACTTTGGCCAGCGTGATGGCATCCTTAACTGATATCTTTTCGCTATCCTTCGCTATGCACCAATCGCTGAAGGGCAAAGCATAATCCAGACACTGAATCCAGAATTCTTGAGATGAGAATGTATTGTTGATCAGGTACTCCAACGGCTGCCTCACCCGGTGAACATAGCAGTTATCTGGGTTTTGGTATGCCTTGGCTTTTATCTGCCATTCTGGGGTATTCCCGTCGTCAATGAAGTAGTTGTTTCCCGTCCCTAATTCCCGCTCGTCATAAGTTTTAATTTGGGCGATCGGCGAAAGCGTTTTGATTGCCAAAAGGCAATTTTCGTTAGGAACCCATATAGAAACTTGACTAACTCGGTCGGAATTGTGTAGATTAGGGTATGCTTGATCTGCGAGATTGATTGCAATAGAATCGAGTTGGCACGATGACATAGGAACTCCTTCTGTGTTGTTTACTGACTTAATCTTTCCCAGTCTGAAAAATTGCTGAAAATTAGTGCAGATGGGAAGTAAATAAATTGCCTGAACCCCTACTTGCAATAGGGGTTTCGGCGTTATGGGGCTTAGTTAGATAGGTAATCGCTGCTAGGCGCAGCCTCTAGGGCGTGTTTTCAAACTACAACCACAAGAAAATACAGGCTAACGTAATCATAGCTGTATAATTGGCTGCAAGTTTTTCATATCGGGTGGCAATGCGGCGAAATTGTTTGAGTCTGTTGATAGCGCGTTCAACAATGTTGCGTTGACGGTAGATTTCACGGTTAAAAGGGCCGCGTCGCGGTTCATTTGAGAGTCGTGGAATAGTGAGACGGATACCACGGCGGCGAAGGTAATTACGTATTCTCCGACCCGTGTACCCTTTGTCTCCGACTAATCGTAAAGGGCGTAAACGTGGACGACCACGCCCAGAACGCTTGACTGCTCCTTGTGACATCAATTGTTCTAGAAAAATTGACTCGTTTCTTTGTCCAGGGCTGAGAATAAACGTTATGGGTTTACCTTTACCTTCACAACGTATGTGTATTTTTGTACTAAACCCACCACGGGAACGACCTAGTTTCTCCTCTTCTGCGCCCCTTTTTTTCCACCAGCTGCGTGTTGGTGGGCGCGGATCACTGTTCCATCAACGTAATGAACCTCCCAATCAAGCTTTCCTTGCTCGTCAGCCCTTGCTTGTAGATGTTCTAAGATTTGATTCCAGATTCCAGTTTTTTGCCATCGGTAAAACCTTGTGGCCACACTCTGCCACTTTCCATAACGTTCTGGTATATCCCGCCACGGTGCGCCTGTTCTCAGTATCCAAAGAATGCCATTCACAACTGTGCGGTGGTCATTATTTGGCTTCCCTGTTGGTGGCTTTTCTGGTGGTAGTAACGGTTTTAACCTCTCCCACTGTTCGTTGCTTAANNNNNNNNNNNNNNNNNNNNNNNNNNNNNNNNNNNNNNNNNNNNNNNNNNNNNNNNNNNNNNNNNNNNNNNNNNNNNNNNNNNNNNNNNNNNNNNNNNNNNNNNNNNNNNNNNNNNNNNNNNNNNNNNNNNNNNNNNNNNNNNNNNNNNNNNNNNNNNNNNNNNNNNNNNNNNNNNNNNNNNNNNNNNNNNNNNNNNNNNNNNNNNNNNNNNNNNNNNNNNNNNNNNNNNNNNNNNNNNNNNNNNNNNNNNNNNNNNNNNNNNNNNNNNNNNNNNNNNNNNNNNNNNNNNNNNNNNNNNNNNNNNNNNNNNNNNNNNNNNNNNNNNNNNNNNNNNNNNNNNNNNNNNNNNNNNNNNNNNNNNNNNNNNNNNNNNNNNNNNNNNNNNNNNNNNNNNNNNNNNNNNNNNNNNNNNNNNNNNNNNNNNNNNNNNNNNNNNNNNNNNNNNNNNNNNNNNNNNNNNNNNNNNNNNNNNNNNNNNNNNNNNNNNNNNNNNNNNNNNNNNNNNNNNNNNNNNNNNNNNNNNNNNNNNNNNNNNNNNNNNNNNNNNNNNNNNNNNNNNNNNNNNNNNNNNNNNNNNNNNNNNNNNNNNNNNNNNNNNNNNNNNNNNNNNNNNNNNNNNNNNNNNNNNNNNNNNNNNNNNNNNNNNNNNNNNNNNNNNNNNNNNNNNNNNNNNNNNNNNNNNNNNNNNNNNNNNNNNNNNNNNNNNNNNNNNNNNNNNNNNNNNNNNNNNNNNNNNNNNNNNNNNNNNNNNNNNNNNNNNNNNNNNNNNNNNNNNNNNNNNNNNNNNNNNNNNNNNNNNNNNNNNNNNNNNNNNNNNNNNNNNNNNNNNNNNNNNNNNNNNNNNNNNNNNNNNNNNNNNNNNNNNNNNNNNNNNNNNNNNNNNNNNNNNNNNNNNNNNNNNNNNNNNNNNNNNNNNNNNNNNNNNNNNNNNNNNNNNNNNNNNNNNNNNNNNNNNNNNNNNNNNNNNNNNNNNNNNNNNNNNNNNNNNNNNNNNNNNNNNNNNNNNNNNNNNNNNNNNNNNNNNNNNNNNNNNNNNNNNNNNNNNNNNNNNNNNNNNNNNNNNNNNNNNNNNNNNNNNNNNNNNNNNNNNNNNNNNNNNNNNNNNNNNNNNNNNNNNNNNNNNNNNNNNNNNNNNNNNNNNNNNNNNNNNNNNNNNNNNNNNNNNNNNNNNNNNNNNNNNNNNNNNNNNNNNNNNNNNNNNNNNNNNNNNNNNNNNNNNNNNNNNNNNNNNNNNNNNNNNNNNNNNNNNNNNNNNNNNNNNNNNNNNNNNNNNNNNNNNNNNNNNNNNNNNNNNNNNNNNNNNNNNNNNNNNNNNNNNNNNNNNNNNNNNNNNNNNNNNNNNNNNNNNNNNNNNNNNNNNNNNNNNNNNNNNNNNNNNNNNNNNNNNNNNNNNNNNNNNNNNNNNNNNNNNNNNNNNNNNNNNNNNNNNNNNNNNNNNNNNNNNNNNNNNNNNNNNNNNNNNNNNNNNNNNNNNNNNNNNNNNNNNNNNNNNNNNNNNNNNNNNNNNNNNNNNNNNNNNNNNNNNNNNNNNNNNNNNNNNNNNNNNNNNNNNNNNNNNNNNNNNNNNNNNNNNNNNNNNNNNNNNNNNNNNNNNNNNNNNNNNNNNNNNNNNNNNNNNNNNNNNNNNNNNNNNNNNNNNNNNNNNNNNNNNNNNNNNNNNNNNNNTCTAATGATTACAAAAATCTACAACTACTTCACAGACATTGCCATGATGTGAAAACTGCCATCTCTGGTAGTAGGTATGCATGACCTGCATCAAATTATTGAGGAGCCGTGTGATGCGAAAGTGTCAAGCACGGTTTTGAAGACCAGCAGGGCTGGTGACAGTCTTGCTGAGTTTAATAAAAATTTGTAATATAAGTTACTTGGGTATTGAGCGAACGCTACCTAGAAAAGGTAAAAATAGAGAACTTCGACCAGGGTTTATTAGGAAACAGCCCTGGTAATTGAGATATAAAATCTGATCTCACATTTTCGCGTTGCTCCCATACCAAGATCGGAACTTGTTACCATTTTCAATCTTCCTTTTGTAACTGCGCTTGTAACTCCTGTACTCGCTCCGCAGTTAACCCAGTAATTTCCACAATTTCCTTTACCGTCATTCTTCTTCGGAGTAAATTCATCGCTATTCTTTCAGCAGCTTTCTGAGCGCCTTCCTGGGACCAACTGGTAACAATTTCCATATACTTCTCCTCCTGAGATAATCCCATTCTATCGGCTGTGGCTTTAAAGGTTTGATTCTCTTGTGCATTCAACCGTAAATACACATCCACAAATCCAGAAATTAATTGCATTCTTGCCGGGTCTAATTTTAGACTAATCAGCAACCGTAAACACTCTGCTTTCACCTGGGGACGTTCCTCAGATGCAATATTCATTTTTGCCATTAGTGCCGCAGCGACTGGATTTGGTTGCGTTAAATAATCCCGCCAACTCAATTGATTTAACTGAATCGCCCTAAAATTAAAATTAAGTACATTTAAATCAGCAACCGTCACCGAATGATTAGTAGATTCAGCGCGTTTCGGTTCATCAAAAGAAAAAATTACCACCGGATAAATTGGTAAATCATATTTTTCATACAGCCTCGAAAAATACTTAAACATCCGCTTGGCAAATACGGACTGACTGTAAGATTGATTTTCAACGTGAATTAAAAAATAAGTCTCCTGCTGCTGATAACGCACCTGTGCCAGTAAATCAATTTCCTTCTTTTCCCCAGAGGTGACATCAGTAAACACTTCTTGGGGTAAAAATTGAATAGAATCGCGGTCTATTTCGCTGACTATATGAGGCAGAAACAAATCGAGAAACTCAACAAAAAAAGTAGATAGTAATTCTTTGAAGAGACGGTCGTGGTCAATCATAGCCTTTACCTTCTGGATGTGGATATCTCCGTTAAAAACAACTTTTTGGGGAAATGATTCAGCTCTGTGTCAGCTTAAACCCATAAGAGATGCAACTGAATTGACTAACAAATAGATACTGTACCTATTTCTTCTGCCAACGTGCATCCGGGAGTCGCCCCCAACATTCTCCCCGTCCGGAAGCAGGAGATGAGCGCTGATAGCAGTAAGATCACGATTGAAGAATAGCAGCAATTTCACAGACTCCACACAACTAAGCGACACCTACCAACTTCCGCAACAGATAGCTGATTATTTATCAAAGTGTAAACATTCATGCTCGCACCGAAGGCCTTATGATAGACGTTATTGGAAACACATATTATCGATAACGAGCTAGTAAGCACTTATGCCTAATGAGTCGCGGGGCGGGGAGATGATTTTTGCGGAGTTAGAGGCGTGCTTGGATGCGCCAATCACTCGGTATTTTGAGGCGCAGCTTGACAAAGACCCGGATGTGTTGGCGCAGCTGTTGGCAGATAAGCGCAACCCCAATACTCGCAGGGCTTATGAAAAGGATTTAAAAGATTTTTTCGGGAAAATGACGGGCTTACCGCCCAGTAGTGATAGCGTGCTGGAGTTTTTGCACTTGCAGCGAGAGCAAGCGGTGATGGTGGTGTTGAAGTATAAGGCGAAATTGATTGCTTCTGGGGTGCGGGAGGCGACAATTAATCGGCGGTTGGCGGCGATTAAGTCGTTGGCGAAGATGGGGCGGAAGTTGGGGGTGTGCAATTATTCCCTGGAAGATGTGTCGGGGGAGAAGGTCAAGGCTTATCGGGATACGCGGGGTGTTGATAGCAAGACCATAGCCAAGGTACTTCACTCTTTTGATAGGGAGACTTTGATTGGTAAACGCAACTATGCGATTTTTATGGTGCTGTGGGGTTTAGCTTTGCGTCGCCAGGAAATCTGTCAGTTAGATGTGGGGGATTTTGATTTTTATGGTCGCAAGTTGCGGATTTTGGGCAAGGGTCAGGGAACCAATGAAGAATATTTGGATATGTCTAAGGATGTGGGAATTGCCATAGCTGATTGGTTAATTGCTAGGGGGGATGTGAATACTAGTTTACCAATGTTTACGGCGTTGGATTTTCATAATGAGGGGCATAGATTGACTGCGGATGCTATCTATAAAATTGTGTCTACTGCTTTTAAGGCGGTGGGGGTGAAGAAACAGATGTCACCGCACAGGGTGAGGCATTCGGCGATTACGGCGGCGCTGGATGCGACTGATGGCAATATCAGAAAGGTGCAGAAGTTGAGCCGTCATGCTGACCCCAGAACGTTGATGATCTATGATGATAACCGGAATAAAGATTTGTGGGAGATGTCGGAGTTGTTGACGGGGATGTTAAAGCAGGATGATTGATGGTTATTTAGAAAAATCAAACAGTAGTTAAAAGACCGTATTTACCCCAAAGACTTATCTGCTCTGCCTCCTGCTATTTTAAATTCCGTCGAATTCACGTTGATTATGTGAGCTTTGCATTCTAGTCTGGGAGTAGGATTAAATTCAATCTCTATTAAGTAATTTTTTTCTCTCTATTTCCATCATTTTTTCAATTTCATTAAAAGGTAATAGCAGTGTTTCTTGAATATATTGTCTAGTGTCAAGACTGACATAGCATTGGGTATTAAGACAATCTAATAACAATTTATTAGCATAGCAATAGGCTCTTAAGAGTCCCCATTCTTTTGCATTGTTTAATGGCCAATCGTAATCTATATTACGATATTTTTTATTCAACTCTTTGAGCCGATTAGCCCAAGACCCGCTATCATTTTTATACCACTGGTAATATTCGTCCCAATGAGCGTAAACTCCTTGTGGTAACTCTTCATCTAAATTGTCTAATTCATCAAAGAATTCTTGATTATCAATCAAATTTTTAGCCGCATACAAAGCATCAGCTAATGTATAAAAATTAGTATCATCTATTGGATGCTTTTCTAGCATTTCATCATCATACTCTGAATATTCATAATCATCTGCTTGATAGAGAATGATAGATGTATAATTCTCTTTTCCAATATCTCTATTAGCGATGCGATAGAGCAAGGATGCCTGAACGCGAGCATGAGCTAGGTTAATGTCTAAAGCTAGATTTGAATCAACAAGTTCAAGAGGGGCGTGAAAATTGCCCATGCCAAAGCCTAAAGCACTTCCTATATAAAAATTTAACTGTATATTGGAATCTAACGATTCTAATAAATGGCTCAATTCTAGGAATTCCCAATCTTCTAAAAATGGATAGCTTGTATTATCTAATATGCAGATACCCGCAGCTAAACAAAGATAAAATGCTCTAATTGCAGCAGGGTCGTGAGAGCTAGATACTTGAAGAGATTTTTGGTTAGCCCAAGCCAATAATTCCTGAATATATCTATTGTGTGATACGGCTAGATCAATCTGAAACTTCATAGACAGCAAAAGAACATCAGCACTTTTTAACATCTCTGAGGTTAATAAGAAAACCTCGTGCCATTGTTTGTAAAAAACATACTTGCTTAAATTAAGTAGAGACGGGTCATTAAATATTTCAGGATTGGCTTTAGCTACAATTTCTTTAGCTGTAAAATATTCATGAAATGTCAAGTGAGAAAAGGAATAAATTTCTCTGGCTCTTTCTACTAATAATCCGTGTTGAGCCTCAATAGATTTTAATACAGCTTCACTATCTAGCATTAAAGCTTCTAGAGCATGGGGAGATTCGGGAAAATTCCTAATATAAGAAGCGATATACTTCTGCACATCCTGTTGCTTCCAGAAGTACTCTCCTTTTTCAAAAGTCATCAAAGCAAGATAGCTGAGTAAATTTTCTTTAAGCGGTACTGAAAGCTGCTTATAGACAGCATCTCTTTTAATAGCACGTTTAGCATCCCATCTTCTTAAAAGTGTATGAGTTGCCCTTTGATATAGTTCAGTACGAGTTCTGGGGAAGTCACCAGCATCCTCAAATTCAATACATAATAACGTCAGTAATATAGGACTAGATGCCAGTTCATAAATTGAGGTATTTTCTTGTAGTTGTTCTATAAATACTTTATCAAGATTAGAGTTTTTAGCAGTAAACCACTTGGTGGCAAATGACTGAATTTGTTCCTGGTCAAAATCAGCTACTTCTACCTCTGTAAATTGCTCAAATGTATACTCTTTGGCGGCTATTCTGCAAGTCAATACAAACCGATTCATAGAAAAACGTTGAGAAAAATCACGTATTTCTCTTATCACATGATTATCTGCCTGCTGTTGGACTTCATCTAAGCCATCGAGTAGCAATAATACTCGTCCAGATTCAAACAGGTATATCACTGCATTATTGTCAACCTTATCATCAGCTAATTGTTGACAGATATAATCTAATAATTTAATTTTTCCGTCGGTATCTGCGAAATCTTTAAGAGATAAAAATATTGGCTGATAATTACTGAATATTTTTTCTGATATACATTGAATTGCCAAATGCTTTAAAAACGTTGTTTTCCCCGCTCCTGGCTTTCCTAAAACTAGGAGTTTGTCATATTTTTTGACGACTTCTAATCCAGGAACTCGTTTTTCACCAACTTGAGGTAATCCCCATCTATCAAAATGATTTCGGTCAAATTCCTGTGTAAGTTCATCAATACTCTTTCGCTGTCTTCCAGTAATTTTATCTAAAATATTTACAGTAGTGTAAATGTGGTTAAGTTCAATAGGGTAAGTCATATCTAGTACCTTCATTGACCCACATCTTTGATTAATACTGTTTTGAGTTTTTTGCCTTATGTCTGCAACTAGCTTATCAATTGATTCTTTATTGGGAAATTCGGATATGTCAATAACCTCTTGAGTAGCTATCTCAAGAAGTCCACAAATTTTGGCGAAATTCTCTTTTTCAACAGGTTTACCAGCAAAAAATTTATGAATAGTACCTGAAGATAGCTCAATTAGACCAGCTAAAAAATCTTTAGTCCAGCCTTTTTTTTCTAAAGCTTTTTGAGCAATTTTATAGCCTTCAGTTGATAATTGAGATGACCGCTTAGACATAATGATTACTTTGTTTGATGAACTATTTGAATATAACTTGTCTTGTTAGTAACTTTCTCTAAGATATCTATGACTTGTCTATAAGTTGTCTCTAAGATAATTACTCTCTTTAAGGCAGTAGACACCTTTATGCGATTGCCTGCTAGTCAAATGAATGAGGAACGATGCTAAACCGTATCTCGGCTCAAGGCAGTATGGGCTGCACCCTAAGACCTCTGAATCCAGAGGACATCCGGTGAAAGCTTAAATCGGCAATCTAAAATTGGCACGGTCAAAACTGTATGCTTAATGGAAGTTAATCTTCAAAATTAATTGGCTTACCGTTGAAGTGGTCATATATTTTTTGGGGGTGAAACCATCCTGGTAAAGTCTTTTCAATGTCCTCCAGACTGTTCCCCAGGGCATCTACCAACCCATACCGAACTACTACCCTAGATAGTGGTGTTTCACCATTGGCGCTGAATTTCTCCAGTAGGATTGTTCCTGATTTACGAGCTGCTGCTGTACCATCTGGGAATGATTCATTGGTGGCATTGTGGGTGATTCCTAGCAGGTATTCTTTGGCTTTGCGGGTGTCGGTGAGGGACATTTTGAAGAATGCGATCGCACTATCACCGCACAATGATTTTAAATTGGTAAATTCATCACAAATAACCTGCTGCTTAGTCTTTGGCTTCTGCTTAATTCGTTGCAACCAGCGATCACAGCACTCATCAAAAGCTGTACTAATATCTTCTTCAGTTTCAGCTAGTGTGTAAGCTTGTAGAAGTTTCCACACCTCGGCATTGTCACCAGTGGCGTGTCTATCAATAAGCTGATGTACTGGTGCATCAAGGCAGTATTTTCTGATAAGTGCGATCGCTCCGGCTGTGTATGTCTTGCCACTACCCTGATTTCCTATTAACCACAGTGGTTTTAGACTGTTTATGATTGTCCACAAGTAACCATCCTCATGACCTTTTAGGGCATCTATTAAGCTATTTTTCAAGGAATCATTAGGGGATTGTGTAGCAGTTCCCGTGTCACCAGTGGGTTTATTTAATTTGTCTAACTTGCGGTTAATCTCGGCTGTTTCTAGGTGGTTTTTTGCGGTTTCTTTGTCCAGTTCTGATAGTTGGAGTTGATGCGACTTTAACGCGACTTCACCCGACAAATGCCCGTTTAGATGGTCTAACTGTTTCTCCCCAGGTGATTTTAATTCCTCAATTGCCCCTGCTGTATCCCGTGCAATTATCTCCTTAGTAATTTCGGCTTGGTTTTGCTTTGAGAAATTAAACAGATCCAAGTGTGTTGACTCAATTAAATCATTCTCCAAAGCTTTTATCTTTAGTAATTTGAACTGACTATGAATTGATTTTTCTTGAGTATCTGTAAGTGCTTTGGAGATGCCATAAGCTGTTAGAAGTGCAGCACTTGAACCAACACCCCAGTATATAGCTGCGGAGTCTTCAGGTGGTAATAAGCGTAATATCTTAATGTTTGAATCGAAAGTATAGTTACGCCGTTCTCTGTCGATTATCCAACTAATACCGTTTTTTATATCACTGCCTTGGCAAGAAGTGTTAGAAACACAATACAGCGTCTCCTGGTGCTTAACTGAATCGTTAAACATGGGAAGAGATGCCCCAAACCCACAAGCCAATAAAAAACCGACTAAGGTAGTAGTAGACTTTCTTTGCTTGCTTAGTCGGCTGTTATATTCCTTAATTTCATTCATGGTAAAAATGTCCTCAAAAATGCTTGAAACTGTTCGTTATGCTGTAACAAATTCAAAGCAGTTTGAATATTCAGAACAAAATCTATAAACCCTACTGCGAGATAATTAAGGAAAATTACACCCAATAAACCACCTACCCAGAAATTAATAAACCTTTTAAATTTCATCTTGTTTATCACCTGTACTTTGAACTTTTTTAAATAAACCGACCGTAGCGATAGCGAAGCGCTGCTGCAAGCAGATCGCCAACAACGCAATCATCAAACTTAACCCCACGCTGGGCATTTGGAACCCGTAACCGTCGCGCTGTCTAATATGTTGATAAGTAGCTTGTATATTCTCTTGTGTGGTGAAAACTTCTTTAGTAATTTTGGCTGTACCCTTTGCGGAAACTACACCACCTATAGCAATTTTAATAATACCAATAAGCGGTTTTTGTCCTAAATCGAATTGCCAAGACTCCGAAGAAATAGAGAACCTAAAACTATCGCCAAAGTCGATTAATCCAGGGAGTAAACTTAAGCAGGCACTAAAAACTTGAATAATATAAGGATATGTTTGAGGTTAGCCCCAACCATTGTCCAGTGCGCCCCTGTCCGTTACATCCTGAATCATAGAGATGACCAAATATCGTCAGTTAACAATTTGGGATATCTTGGATGAAATGTCAGAAGCCCCAGCAACATCTTCACTTGATGCAGTTTGGAATTGTTTGGATGCAGAACTGCATGATTTACCTGTAGAAGCACAGTTATCAAACGCAGCACTGGCTTTTACTCAAATTGCAGATATTCTCAAAGTTCGTGCTGAGTCACTGTTACAGGATGTACGCGATGGGCTACGCCCCGCCGGAGGCGATCGCAATAGTCCTGATGGACCTGTTATCAGTACCGATATTTTTGCGGGATTGGTGCGAACAACGATGCAGTTGGATTTGGATGATTTGATTGAAACCCCAGTCCCACAGACTTTTCAACCACATAGACCGCATCACTTTTCCCCTACATCTGATTTAGGTGACTCAATGGTAGCACCTGTGGAGAAGGCGCAAGTCTTGGCGATGCTGGAAGAGGTGACGAGTTTAGAGGATGTTCATAATTTGGCTAGTGATGAAGATGTGCAAAAATGGCAGAGTGCGATCGCTCACTATCTGACACAAGTTCAAGGTGAAATTTCCTTAACTAAACTTCAACGTAGGTTACGAATGCCAATGGTAGAGGTATGGCTGGGATTGTTACTGGGTG
The nucleotide sequence above comes from Nodularia sp. NIES-3585. Encoded proteins:
- a CDS encoding NACHT domain-containing NTPase; amino-acid sequence: MSKRSSQLSTEGYKIAQKALEKKGWTKDFLAGLIELSSGTIHKFFAGKPVEKENFAKICGLLEIATQEVIDISEFPNKESIDKLVADIRQKTQNSINQRCGSMKVLDMTYPIELNHIYTTVNILDKITGRQRKSIDELTQEFDRNHFDRWGLPQVGEKRVPGLEVVKKYDKLLVLGKPGAGKTTFLKHLAIQCISEKIFSNYQPIFLSLKDFADTDGKIKLLDYICQQLADDKVDNNAVIYLFESGRVLLLLDGLDEVQQQADNHVIREIRDFSQRFSMNRFVLTCRIAAKEYTFEQFTEVEVADFDQEQIQSFATKWFTAKNSNLDKVFIEQLQENTSIYELASSPILLTLLCIEFEDAGDFPRTRTELYQRATHTLLRRWDAKRAIKRDAVYKQLSVPLKENLLSYLALMTFEKGEYFWKQQDVQKYIASYIRNFPESPHALEALMLDSEAVLKSIEAQHGLLVERAREIYSFSHLTFHEYFTAKEIVAKANPEIFNDPSLLNLSKYVFYKQWHEVFLLTSEMLKSADVLLLSMKFQIDLAVSHNRYIQELLAWANQKSLQVSSSHDPAAIRAFYLCLAAGICILDNTSYPFLEDWEFLELSHLLESLDSNIQLNFYIGSALGFGMGNFHAPLELVDSNLALDINLAHARVQASLLYRIANRDIGKENYTSIILYQADDYEYSEYDDEMLEKHPIDDTNFYTLADALYAAKNLIDNQEFFDELDNLDEELPQGVYAHWDEYYQWYKNDSGSWANRLKELNKKYRNIDYDWPLNNAKEWGLLRAYCYANKLLLDCLNTQCYVSLDTRQYIQETLLLPFNEIEKMMEIERKKLLNRD